The following nucleotide sequence is from Streptomyces sp. HUAS CB01.
GGCCGCCCGCGTGCCCATGGGGGCCGTCGCCGCACACCCAGAGGCCGAACCGGCCGTCTCCGAGGCCGAGGCGATCACCAGCCACGAACCTGCGTACGGCGACATCGCCGCCGCACCCGACCCGGCCGACCCCGGCCGGCTGCTGCTCGGCCCGCTGCACCGGCCCGCGGCAGCCGGCTTCCACCTCGACGCCGTCTACCACGCCCTGTTCGTCCGCCCGGTCACGGCCGGCGCCGAACTGGTCAGGTTCCTCGACCGGGAGGTCGTCGACACGTACGTGCGCGGCGCGGGCACCGGCACCAACTGGCTCGGGTGGCTCGTCCGCCGCGCCCAGACCGGAAACGTGCAGACCTACCTCAGCGCACTGCTGGCCGGCTCCGTCGTCCTGGCGATCGCCGTCGTACTCGTCGCCGCGGGAGTGTGAGCCGTGATCGATATCAGCGAATCCGTGATGCAGTTCCTTCTCGCGTTCATCGTCGTCGGCCCGCTCATCGGCGCCGCCGCGGCCCTCCTGCCCGCCCCGCCCGGACTGAAGGGGAAGTCACCGGAGCAGGCCGTGCTGCGGCACGGTGTGACCGTCACCGGAGCGGTCCTCGCCGCCGCGATCGTCCTCGCGCTGGGCTTCGACCACGACCAGCCGTCGAAGATGCAGGCCACGACGGACATCAGCTGGATCCCGGCGCTGGACGTCCGGATCCACCTCGGTACCGACGGCATTTCCCTCCCCCTCCTGGTCCTGACCGCGCTGCTGACCTTCCTCTGCGCGCTGTACAGCTACTTCAAGATGCCCGAGGGCCCGTCCCCCAAGGCATTCGTCGCACTGCTCCTCGTGCTCGAGTGCGGCACCCTCGCCACCTTCGCCGTCCTCGACCTGCTGCTGTTCTTCCTCGCCTTCGAGACGGTCCTGATCCCGATGTACTTCCTCATCGCCCGCTGGGGCGGTGCGGGCCGCCGCCCCGCGGCCTGGAAGTTCATCCTCTACACGCTGCTCGGTTCGGTCGTCATGCTGCTCGGCCTGCTCCTCGTGGGACTGAAGGCCGGCACGTTCGACATGCTGGCACTCGCCACTGACAACGGCCGCGGCCTGACCCTGTCCGTGCAGGTCATCGCCGTACTCGCGATCGGGATCGGCCTCGCCGTGAAGACCCCGATGTGGCCGCTGCACAGCTGGCTCCCCGACGCCCACACCGCCGCGCCGACGGTCGGCTCGGTCCTCCTCGCCGGCGTCCTGCTGAAGATGGGCACCTACGGCTTCGTCCGGATCGTCCTGCCCGTCGCACCCGACGGCATGCAGGTCTTCGCCCCGTACCTCGCGGCCTTCGCCGTCGTGGGCGTCATCTACGGGTCCCTCGCCTGCCTGGCGCTCGCCAGGCCCGGCTCCAAGGGCGACCTGAAGCGGCTGATCGCGTACTCCTC
It contains:
- a CDS encoding NADH-quinone oxidoreductase subunit M; amino-acid sequence: MQFLLAFIVVGPLIGAAAALLPAPPGLKGKSPEQAVLRHGVTVTGAVLAAAIVLALGFDHDQPSKMQATTDISWIPALDVRIHLGTDGISLPLLVLTALLTFLCALYSYFKMPEGPSPKAFVALLLVLECGTLATFAVLDLLLFFLAFETVLIPMYFLIARWGGAGRRPAAWKFILYTLLGSVVMLLGLLLVGLKAGTFDMLALATDNGRGLTLSVQVIAVLAIGIGLAVKTPMWPLHSWLPDAHTAAPTVGSVLLAGVLLKMGTYGFVRIVLPVAPDGMQVFAPYLAAFAVVGVIYGSLACLALARPGSKGDLKRLIAYSSVGHMGFVLLGIATMTPTGVNGALFANIAHGLITGLLFFLAGAVKDRYGTADLDTLAGATGAALYGRAPRLGGLLAFAAVASLGLPGLAGFWGEMLALFGAFDPADGLSRPAFLTFMAIGGLGTLLTAAYLLVVVRRVCMGGPRPADEAQLADVQGYEFAAWTPLVALTVLAGLWPAVLLGLTDPAVQKLLAGGKA